The following coding sequences lie in one Eriocheir sinensis breed Jianghai 21 chromosome 19, ASM2467909v1, whole genome shotgun sequence genomic window:
- the LOC127000915 gene encoding uncharacterized protein LOC127000915 isoform X1 has protein sequence MKRRSRRRHRMEDCQVTQVTPNPEEEKENENEEEKEEEKEKEEEEGRGGEEEENDDEGEGESGVDEEGGGEDDGGGCGVEETVEAVTPSTTTAVTPASPPPPTTPTTTSAAATDTADTAATTPTTSTTSTTTTTSIPVALSTATTTTTTTTPTTTPTTITTTATVLSPPPPLLPLSMVNLPHASSSPPPSSPPPPPSTPPPPESSSLPPSSPLPPPQSPTPPQSPQMVVESSPSSPPPLPSLQPISSPPQSPQPPPPQSSASPSPPPVQSPPPSPPPPTNTTSTSPPPPQSPSPPPTTTSTSTQSLPAGVSQEVVVAQLNQLQQTVVSHILQYQAGVIAQFQQIQQQMLSQLGGSSSATTTTTTTTTTTQSESSTTTATTMSSINAATPTATIIPSSSPASSAITTTPLRTPSLSDRVMRKRRAPAMIKEDPPQKEIHIKRKRTAFNEKQYKVLETTFEHNNFPEPIDQHCIALRIKTPYRSIKMWFQNRRASVRKRLTPQEKGISNQDNRPVKNASDPEARWYCSLCPSTFIAKKFLDSHKEAHKMETLHCPDCHMGFTHKVLLDTHRISKCSSKTGIDLTHLKDEGIDGETLQPLPQQLRRSPRVKEEVKAASTPPPPQQQPSPAAAVVSPGLSLQAGLPLLLLQKLQKQREEQETAAAGTSSPTAQPNPLLLQQQQRLMQQLLLAQLQQAKELKQGVTVKLEQQQEEEEEEEAQQEEEEGRKEEPSDAVLRRIKEEIFIKEERQEMDQVEEEVETMDTGGGGGGGEGKAEECPYSPSSSSSSTTTTITSTTTTTSTTTATPILNTITYSEQLKQTLQQKIQQIQQNQLHLKLQQIQQKQKELLEQQEQGATSSMEETTKPTITLGALPILPLQSSSSSSASQETPRIRVKEELQDPLNASSKEPQTLQDQISSILKNHGLKSPWRTSATIKGEPQGEEGERGPQQERESMQEQIQAILRHQQEQRRKMEKTGEDEGSEETAINSIKRCRRRTTVFNEVQLRTLYLHFTHCNFPDPSMFKIIGNLTKLEPQVIKIWFQNERSRQRKRAAHFLDEVNSKEKPYKCRDCGMSFAMLTFLVKHSMRHSGETDAAAAAREGAMRTCPLCLQKWNREVFALHLKSRHNVNWSLVEERAGGSLTCHLCSQRFPDQDSLMVHKHRHLDEDHGVPPQCKQCKTTFVNAVCLEAHMETHKQPWTFRCTLCDAAFPDKVLLASHHMGHGMPLAVVSTLDRSRSQLQHTSIRKMQTRCALPDQPASLASPLAGASDNEVSSEPESGAQASPATTPKATSPSSTSTTTTTTTTSSPEVPVVSTATVLPSSAILATPQGVGTLPLTPPSSSGPVSFVKLIPIQLIPVNSSAGGQKSSGATTTFISVPVSLKGAGDCSTTTASASPIVNYLVEAPAATVKAGEALRRPRGKALPNLIPIGASPGPATLPLKEKNTSEPRSPPPSLKGRLGLRDGRNGLNAENRDRLGDQSSHEAEGQGTEAGKGAGETWASQDTLPLPQQQIGGKKRYVPILPMIPLLDTPPHSTPPSTTTTTTTTTTRRPRAAATKRPWVGSDYKGYKRRRTPTYFTGSQRDVLEVHFEYNNFPEPVEQFAISTQLGVEYPVVKTWFQNTRKNMRRQLKEEGKFDQDGPFHCHKCSVAFICRSAFDSHCERHKDKTSYFCGECWMYFNHPAVLNTHLMSHTGKFGDRKKKPSNYEEEEEEEEEEEVGGSLMDEDDEEEEDDDEQVKRKIGRETQTAEEEEEEEEEEEDEGKRKRKNSKGVSIQTDDNEEEDSDVDVEGVDDGGSRGTFEDDLDGCHPILQVECILDEQSEEETENGTSNSGTDSPGHKCPSCEEGFASLISLKEHMSHHCSQRRLRKRQPPSPPSAASPTSPSDARREFCTSIRCFECRSLFPDRPSFIQHFSLSRCSLNRQRIEYTEEEQSILATHYRENNFPMPAEMSLLAKRLGVRYRQIMHWFQNRRSKDRKQQRESECVWEKSPPVECLECKSTFVTERNLRNHQEAVHGVARESLAQEFVCSAAGCDATFTNEDLLVTHKLAHLPETEANGMGSHRLTILGPKPQWKNFTVTVLEAHYSDNNFPEPMDIGFIARRLEVDPLHVHMWFKERRNQHIRKLEESGREVMEEHLAVSSQRVLSKTCFTCDAAFICQTDLDTHLEMHKSSWAQMCTMCGQEFSNIIALETHWIRHGVNFMGEDAAGGEGGKDTTTATTTTATTNTTSTTTTDATTTQPPAPERAAKATFTGLQLKVLDGHYQQNHFPGTTEVWLVAKRLGLRPRQVTHWFQNRRGRERRAHKVTAPASHPCLWCGAAFISQFALRHHRRQHRLASSHHMCPRCPAVFLAAMLLETHALYHQVLPRGRLTPPNRPPDFTRDPLAVGQVRPGVVPTSTDSDDSSSEPELSIDLSAHTAPEDDQGEGQGDELDPVKAILPSAQSGVPSWHTPQPDVDGSDQEMTEMPHSADEEVMDEDLEDPEPNQTFSHKDRRGGKAAEKENGGREEAMEAEEGRSPSREPAVGEEGDLRGMEFTLTEEEVSASLERDVICEQVFFDDHSDSDSEEEEEPRLKIVSAYTLAAPESERATKSQ, from the exons atgaagagaagaagcaggCGGAGACACAGAATGGAAGACTGTCAGGTTACGCAAGTTACCCCGAACcccgaggaggagaaagaaaatgaaaatgaagaagaaaaagaagaggaaaaggagaaggaagaagaagaaggaagaggaggagaagaagaggaaaatgacgatgaaggagagggagaaagtggagtggatgaagaaggaggtggagaggatgatggtggtggttgtggtgtggagGAAACTGTGGAAGCTGTCACCCCCTCCACTACCACTGCTGtaactcctgcttctcctcctcctcctactactcctactactacttctgctgctgctactgataCTGCTGATACTGCTGCTACCACACCTACCACATCTaccacatctactactactactacttccattcctgttgctttgtctactgcaactactactactaccactactactcctactactactcctactactattactaccactgctactgttctttctccacctcctccacttctccctctatCCATGGTGAATCTTCCAcatgcatcatcatcaccacccccatcatcaccaccaccaccaccatcaacaccaccaccaccagaatcatcatcactgccaccatcatcaccactgccaccaccacaatcaccaactccaccacaatcaccacaaatgGTAGTagagtcatcaccatcatcaccaccaccactaccatcactccaacccatttcatcaccaccacaatcaccacaaccaccaccacctcagtcttctgcgtcgccatcaccaccaccagtacaatcaccaccaccatcaccaccaccacccaccaacaccaccagtacctcacccccaccaccacagtcaccgtctccaccacccaccaccacctccacctccacccagtcCTTGCCGGCTGGTGTGtcgcaggaggtggtggtggcacaGTTGAACCAGTTGCAGCAGACGGTGGTGTCCCATATCCTGCAGTACCAAGCAGGTGTCATTGCACAGTTTCAGCAG ATACAACAGCAAATGTTATCTCAGctcggcggcagcagcagcgcgacaaccaccaccaccaccactaccaccacaacacagtctgaaagctccaccaccaccgccaccaccatgtcCTCCATCAATGCAGCAACACCGACCGCCACCATCATCCCAAGCTCTTCCCCGGCCTCCAgtgccatcaccacaacaccgCTGCGGACACCGTCACTATCCGACAgggtgatgaggaagaggagagcgccAGCCATGATCAAAGAAG ACCCACCACAGAAAGAGATACACATCAAGCGCAAGAGGACGGCCTTTAACGAGAAGCAGTATAAAGTCCTGGAG acCACCTTCGAGCACAACAACTTCCCTGAGCCCATTGACCAGCACTGCATTGCCCTGCGCATCAAGACGCCTTACCGCAGCATCAAGATGTGGTTCCAAAACAGGCGGGCCAGCGTCAGGAAGAGGCTCACCCCCCAGGAGAAGG GCATCTCTAACCAGGACAACCGACCAGTCAAGAATGCCAGTGACCCAGAAGCCCGATGGTACTGCTCCCTCTGCCCTTCCACCTTCATCGCCAAGAA GTTCCTGGACAGCCACAAGGAGGCCCACAAGATGGAGACGCTGCACTGCCCGGACTGCCACATGGGCTTCACGCACAAGGTGTTGCTGGACACTCACCGCATCTCCAAGTGCTCCTCCAAGACCGGCATCGACCTCACGCACCTCAAGGACGAGGGCATCGACGGTGAGACGCTGCAGCCGCTGCCTCAACAGCTGCGCAGGTCACCCCGGGTCAAGGAGGAGGTCAAGGccgcctccacaccaccaccaccacagcagcagCCTTCACCCGCAGCAGCTGTGGTGTCCCCGGGCCTCTCCCTGCAGGCCGGGCTGCCCCTGTTACTCCTGCAGAAGCTACAGAAgcagagggaggagcaggagacaGCTGCAGCAGGCACCTCATCACCTACTGCACAGCCTAACCCACtcctcctgcagcagcagcagagacTGATGCAGCAGCTGCTTCTGGCACAGCTGCAGCAGGCCAAGGAGCTGAAGCAGGGAGTGACGGTGAAGctggagcagcagcaggaggaggaggaagaagaggaagcacagcaggaggaggaggaagggaggaaggaggagccgAGTGACGCAGTGCTTAGGAGGATCAAGGAGGAGATCTTCAtcaaggaggagaggcaggagatggaccaggtggaggaggaggtggagacaatggacactggaggaggaggaggaggaggggagggaaaagcagAGGAATgcccttactctccttcctcctcctcctcctccaccaccactaccatcacttccaccaccaccaccaccagcaccaccaccgccactcccaTCCTCAACACCATCACCTACTCGGAGCAGCTCAAGCAGACACTCCAGCAGAAAATACAGCAGATCCAGCAGAACCAGCTACACCTCAAGCTGCAGCAGATACAGCAGAAGCAGAAGGAGCTCTTGGAACAGCAGGAACAGGGGGCAACCAGCAGCATGGAGGAGACAACCAAACCAACCATCACTCTGGGCgcccttcctatcctccccctTCAGTCAAGTTCAAGTTCGAGTGCCAGCCAGGAGACACCGAGGATACGGGTGAAGGAGGAGCTGCAGGACCCACTCAACGCATCCTCCAAGGAACCCCAAACCCTGCAGGACCAGATCAGCTCCATCCTCAAGAACCACGGCCTCAAGTCACCCTGGAGAACGAGCGCCACCATCAAGGGTGAGCcacagggggaggagggggagagggggccaCAGCAGGAGAGGGAGTCCATGCAGGAGCAGATCCAAGCTATCCTGAGGCACCAGCAGGAGCAGCGGCGCAAGATGGAGAAGACGGGTGAGGATG aaGGGTCCGAGGAGACAGCCATCAACAGCATCAAGCGTTGCCGTCGCCGCACCACAGTCTTCAATGAGGTGCAGCTGCGGACGCTCTACCTCCACTTCACGCACTGCAACTTCCCCGACCCCTCCATGTTCAAGATCATCGGCAACCTGACCAAGCTGGAGCCGCAGGTCATCAAGATTTGGTTCCAGAATGAGAGGTCGAGGCAGCGGAAAAGGGCGGCGCACTTCCTCGATGAAG TCAACTCCAAGGAGAAGCCTTACAAGTGCCGTGACTGTGGCATGTCCTTCGCCATGCTGACCTTCCTGGTGAAGCACAGCATGCGGCACAGCGGCGAGACTGACGCCGCTGCCGCTGCACGTGAGGGGGCCATGCGCACCTGCCCGCTGTGCCTCCAGAAGTGGAACCGCGAGGTGTTTGCGCTGCACCTCAAAAGCCGCCACAACGTCAACTGGTCGCTGGTGGAGGAGCGCGCCGGTGGGTCACTGACCTGCCACCTGTGCTCGCAGCGCTTCCCCGACCAGGACAGCCTCATGGTGCACAAGCACCGCCACCTGGACGAGGACCACGGCGTGCCGCCGCAGTGCAAGCAGTGCAAGACGACCTTCGTCAACGCGGTGTGCCTGGAGGCCCACATGGAGACCCACAAGCAGCCCTGGACCTTCCGCTGCACCCTGTGCGACGCCGCCTTCCCCGACAAGGTGCTGCTGGCCTCCCACCACATGGGCCACGGCATGCCCCTGGCTGTGGTCAGCACCCTGGACCGCTCCCGCAGCCAGCTGCAGCACACCTCCATCAGGAAGATGCAGACCCGCTGCGCCCTCCCCGACCAGCCGGCCTCCCTGGCTTCCCCGCTGGCGGGTGCCTCAGACAACGAAGTGTCCTCCGAGCCTGAGTCTGGGGCCCAGGCCAGCCCTGCCACCACCCCCAAGgcaacctccccctcctccacctccaccaccaccaccaccaccaccacctccagcccaGAGGTGCCTGTGGTGTCGACAGCCACGGTGCTGCCATCCTCGGCCATCCTGGCCACACCCCAGGGGGTGGGCACCCTGCCCCTCACCCCGCCATCCTCCTCAGGTCCAGTCAGCTTTGTCAAGCTCATCCCCATCCAGCTCATCCCTGTCAACAGCTCAGCTGGGGGCCAGAAGAGCTCGGgggccaccaccaccttcatctccgTGCCGGTGTCCCTCAAGGGGGCGGGTGactgctccaccaccaccgcctccgcctcaCCCATCGTGAACTACCTGGTGGAGGCGCCGGCGGCCACAGTCAAGGCCGGCGAGGCGCTGCGGCGGCCCCGGGGCAAGGCGCTGCCCAACCTCATCCCCATCGGCGCCAGCCCCGGCCCCGCCACGCTGCCCCTCAAGGAGAAGAACACCAGCGAGCCCCGCAGCCCCCCGCCCTCCCTCAAGGGGCGCCTCGGCCTAAGGGACGGGCGGAACGGCCTCAACGCAGAGAACCGGGACAGGCTGGGTGACCAGTCATCTCACG AGGCTGAGGGCCAAGGAacggaggcagggaagggagcggGGGAGACCTGGGCATCCCAAGACACTCTTCCACTACCCCagcag CAGATTGGCGGCAAGAAGAGGTATGTCCCCATCCTGCCCATGATCCCCCTGCTAGACACGCCCCCCCACTCCacgcccccctccaccaccaccaccaccaccactaccaccacccgcAGGCCCAGAGCAGCTGCCACCAAAAGGCCTTGGGTGGGCAGTGACTACAAAGGCTACAAAC GGCGCCGCACCCCAACCTACTTCACGGGCAGCCAGAGGGACGTCTTGGAGGTCCACTTTGAGTACAACAACTTCCCTGAGCCGGTGGAGCAGTTTGCCATCTCCACCCAGCTTGGCGTGGAGTACCCGGTGGTCAAGACTTGGTTCCAGAACACGCGGAAGAATATGCGGAGGCAGctaaaggaggaag gCAAGTTTGACCAGGATGGGCCGTTCCACTGTCACAAGTGTAGTGTGGCGTTCATCTGTCGCTCGGCTTTCGACTCTCATTGCGAGCGTCACAAGGACAAGACCAGCTACTTCTGCGGCGAGTGCTGGATGTACTTCAACCACCCGGCGGTCCTCAACACCCACCTCATGAGCCACACGG GTAAATTTGGGGACCGGAAAAAGAAGCCATCaaattatgaggaagaggaagaggaggaggaggaggaagaggttggaggCAGCCTGATGgacgaggatgacgaggaggaggaagacgacgatgaaCAAGTGAAacggaagataggaagagagacacagacagcggaagaagaagaggaggaggaggaggaggaggaagacgaggggaaaagaaaaagaaaaaacagcaagGGGGTCAGCATACAAACAGATGACAACGAGGAAGAAGATTCGGATGTGGATGTCGAGGGGGTTGACGACGGGGGTTCGAGAGGGACATTCGAGGACGACCTTGATGGCTGTCACCCGATCCTTCAAGTGGAGTGCATACTGGACGAACAgtcggaggaggagacagagaacgGAACCTCAAACAGCGGAACCGACTCCCCGGGACACAAATGCCCGTCGTGTGAGGAGGGTTTCGCGTCGCTGATCTCCCTCAAGGAACACATGTCGCACCACTGCTCACAACGGCGGCTACGGAAGAGACAGCCGCCGTCCCCGCCATCCGCCGCCTCCCCGACATCACCCTCGGATGCACGACGGGAGTTCTGCACATCAATCCGTTGCTTCGAGTGCCGTTCGCTGTTCCCCGACCGTCCCTCCTTCATCCAGCACTTCTCCCTCAGCCGCTGCAGCTTGAATAGACAGCGGATTGAGTACACCGAGGAGGAGCAGAGCATACTGGCGACGCACTACCGAGAGAACAATTTCCCCATGCCTGCCGAGATGAGTCTGCTTGCGAAGAGGCTTGGGGTGCGGTACCGTCAAATCATGCACTGGTTCCAAAATAGACGAAGCAAGGATCGCAAGCAAcagagggagagtgagtgtgtttggg AGAAGAGTCCGCCGGTGGAGTGTCTGGAGTGCAAGTCAACCTTCGTCACAGAGCGGAACCTGAGGAACCACCAGGAGGCCGTGCACGGGGTGGCGCGGGAGAGCCTGGCGCAGGAGTTTGTGTGCTCCGCGGCGGGCTGCGACGCTACCTTCACCAACGAGGACCTGCTGGTGACGCACAAACTGGCGCACCTGCCGGAGACTGAGGCTAAT GGGATGGGCTCACATCGCCTCACCATCCTGGGACCGAAGCCGCAGTGGAAGAACTTCACCGTCACCGTCCTGGAGGCGCACTACAGCGACAACAACTTCCCCGAGCCCATGGACATCGGCTTCATCGCTCGGAGGCTGGAGGTGGACCCGCTGCATGTGCATATGTGGTTtaag GAGCGGAGAAACCAGCACATCCGCAAGCTTGAGGAGAGTGGgcgagaggtgatggaggagcaCCTGGCCGTCAGCAGTCAGCGGGTGCTCAGCAAGACCTGCTTCACCTGCGACGCTGCGTTCATCTGCCAGACCGACCTTGATACTCACCTGGAGATGCACAAATCGTCTTGGGCTCAG ATGTGTACAATGTGCGGACAAGAGTTCAGCAACATCATCGCCCTGGAGACTCACTGGATCAGGCACGGCGTCAACTTCATGGGTGAGGACGCggcaggaggtgagggagggaaggacaccaccacagccaccaccaccaccgccaccaccaacaccacctccaccaccaccaccgacgccACCACCACCCAGCCGCCCGCCCCGGAGAGAGCGGCCAAGGCAACGTTCACAGGCCTGCAGTTGAAG gTGCTGGACGGCCACTACCAGCAAAATCACTTCCCTGGGACCACTGAAGTCTGGCTGGTGGCCAAGCGCTTGGGGCTGCGGCCGAGGCAGGTCACACACTGGTTCCAGAACAGGCGAGGGCGGGAGCGGCGCGCCCACAAGGTCACCGCCCCCGCCTCCCATCCTTGCCTTTGGTGTGGGGCGGCCTTCATCTCCCAGTTTGccctccgccaccaccgccggCAGCACCGCCTCGCCTCCTCCCACCACATGTGTCCCCGCTGCCCTGCTGTCTTCCTGGCTGCCATGCTCCTGGAGACTCACGCGCTATACCACCAGGTGTTGCCCCGGGGCCGCCTCACCCCCCCGAACAGGCCCCCTGACTTCACCCGGGACCCTCTCGCTGTGGGGCAAGTCCGGCCAGGAGTCGTGCCCACCTCAACGGACTCCGATGACTCCAGCAGCGAGCCTGAACTGAGCATTGACCTCTCAGCCCATACAGCACCTGAGGACGACCAGGGCGAGGGTCAGGGGGATGAGCTTGACCCGGTGAAGGCCATCCTACCCTCGGCACAGAGCGGCGTTCCTTCCTGGCACACCCCGCAGCCTGATGTTGACGGGTCGGACCAAGAGATGACCGAGATGCCACACAGTGCTGATGAAGAGGTGATGGATGAGGACCTGGAAGACCCTGAGCCTAACCAAACCTTCAGCCATAAGGACAGACGTGGAGGGAAGGCAGCGGAGAAGGAGaatggtgggagagaggaggcaaTGGAGGCTGAGGAGGGGAGGAGCCCGTCGAGAGAGCCAgccgtgggggaggagggggatctGCGAGGGATGGAGTTCACCTTGACGGAAGAGGAGGTGTCGGCGTCGCTGGAGAGGGATGTGATATGCGAGCAGGTGTTCTTCGACGACCACTCGGACTCagactcggaggaggaggaggagccacgcCTCAAGATCGTGAGTGCCTACACCTTAGCTGCCCCTGAGAGTGAGCGAGCCACAAAGAGCCAGTGA